From Streptomonospora salina, the proteins below share one genomic window:
- a CDS encoding TetR/AcrR family transcriptional regulator has product MADTGEEQAPRRSGRPETRERIVAAADRSMRELGLANATTKRIARSAGVSEAALYKHFAGKTDLFLEVLRSRFPAFVDVLAALPDRAGRGTVAGNLTDLVGKAVPFYRHGVPMLGSLFADPELLQRHREDLGRTGAGPMNANRLLAAYITEEQRLGRVPPDTAPDAVAALLLGACFQRAFFEAFLDGRDADGDGDGGGPDGLPPVERFAQDLVAGLVSIGAGAAFPD; this is encoded by the coding sequence GTGGCCGACACCGGCGAAGAGCAGGCCCCGCGCCGCTCCGGCCGCCCCGAGACCCGCGAGCGCATCGTCGCGGCCGCGGACCGGAGCATGCGGGAACTGGGGCTGGCCAACGCCACCACCAAACGCATCGCCCGCTCCGCCGGCGTTTCCGAAGCCGCCCTCTACAAGCACTTCGCCGGCAAGACGGACCTGTTCCTGGAGGTGCTGCGCAGCCGCTTCCCCGCCTTCGTCGACGTGCTCGCCGCGCTGCCCGACCGCGCCGGCCGGGGCACCGTCGCCGGCAACCTCACCGACCTCGTCGGCAAAGCCGTGCCGTTCTACCGTCACGGCGTGCCCATGCTCGGTTCGCTGTTCGCCGACCCGGAGCTGCTGCAGCGCCACCGCGAGGACCTGGGCCGCACCGGCGCCGGGCCGATGAACGCGAACCGGCTGCTGGCCGCCTACATCACCGAAGAACAGCGCCTGGGTCGCGTCCCGCCCGACACCGCCCCCGACGCCGTCGCCGCCCTGCTCCTGGGCGCCTGCTTCCAGCGCGCCTTTTTCGAGGCGTTCCTGGACGGGAGGGACGCAGACGGGGACGGAGACGGGGGCGGGCCGGACGGGCTCCCGCCGGTGGAACGGTTCGCCCAGGACCTGGTCGCCGGTTTGGTGTCGATCGGAGCCGGGGCGGCGTTCCCGGACTGA
- a CDS encoding maleylpyruvate isomerase family mycothiol-dependent enzyme, giving the protein MSQRRFSAAHTRAMALDERARLRATLGGLAAHQWAAPSLCAGWTVRDVAGHLAENTRASLPSFLGGMARARFDHDEYNRRTARAWSRLSDSELLAAFETDRIMTVFRLNPTLLLVDYVVHHQDICRPLGLDAGTPPEHLLATLRALATSSMFAAETREAAGMRIAATDLDFSHGTGPSELRGPAAYLVARVAGRDTGSARPDPG; this is encoded by the coding sequence ATGAGTCAGCGGAGATTCAGCGCAGCGCACACCCGGGCGATGGCCCTCGACGAGCGCGCCCGACTGCGAGCGACCCTCGGCGGACTGGCGGCGCACCAGTGGGCCGCGCCCTCGCTGTGCGCGGGATGGACCGTCCGCGACGTCGCCGGGCACCTCGCCGAGAACACACGCGCGAGCCTGCCGTCGTTCCTCGGAGGTATGGCGCGCGCCCGGTTCGACCACGACGAGTACAACCGCCGCACCGCCCGCGCTTGGAGCCGGCTCTCCGACTCCGAACTGCTCGCCGCCTTCGAGACCGACCGCATCATGACCGTCTTCCGGCTGAACCCGACCCTGCTGCTGGTCGACTACGTGGTCCACCACCAGGACATCTGCCGCCCGTTGGGCCTGGACGCCGGCACCCCGCCCGAGCACCTGCTGGCCACCCTGCGGGCGCTCGCGACGAGCAGCATGTTCGCCGCGGAGACCCGGGAGGCGGCGGGCATGCGGATCGCGGCGACCGATCTCGACTTCAGCCACGGCACCGGCCCGAGCGAACTGCGCGGCCCCGCCGCCTACCTCGTCGCGCGGGTCGCGGGCCGCGACACCGGCTCCGCGCGACCGGATCCGGGCTGA
- a CDS encoding helix-turn-helix domain-containing protein: MPTSPMLDDLLRRLRSGVSQDAPPQPQRVADRLLQETGADIALINADGEAEVATSGITGGVLAALEPVLTQLLGGQVAAAATQAGGMHVRCELLRRDAPRTVLVVAAGSPLTREAITLASHTGTVIDTLRRVHHADTVADRYRYAAGRLRVGLFMALMAGDVTLARRMTVGAVPPLLDAERVRVHLLYCPPSERDSIAATYQDGPGDRGRSLIVRCPVYEPHLICLVPDDDGGDRDGSGLGAVLRSLVRHDPRYALGISEPQPLQATAEGYEQARHALAAARHTTGRTAPYHGHAPLAGLLPRAQAGAWSRAVLAPLDTLPRFTVDVTRLALTFPRLGVARLLGISRNTVTAHLRRAEDAIGADLHDIHVRADLALAMAVSGLPAVGGGPDGPPQGALDALLATEEADAWARAFLKPVEDRADPHLRSTLRAWVGAGGDAQRAARGLAVSRTTVRSRMRTAERLLNRDLLALGPGTHDLVHALRIADRAP, translated from the coding sequence GTGCCGACATCCCCGATGCTCGATGATCTGCTGCGCCGGCTGAGGTCCGGCGTGTCCCAGGACGCCCCGCCGCAGCCGCAGCGGGTCGCCGACCGGCTCCTGCAGGAGACCGGCGCGGACATCGCCCTGATCAACGCCGACGGGGAGGCGGAGGTAGCCACCTCCGGGATTACCGGCGGCGTTCTCGCGGCGCTGGAGCCGGTGCTGACGCAGCTGCTCGGCGGGCAGGTCGCCGCGGCCGCTACGCAGGCCGGCGGGATGCACGTGCGGTGCGAACTGCTGCGCCGGGATGCGCCCCGGACGGTGCTGGTGGTGGCGGCCGGGTCGCCGCTGACGCGGGAGGCGATCACGCTCGCGTCGCACACCGGGACCGTGATCGACACCCTGCGGCGCGTCCACCACGCCGATACCGTCGCCGACCGGTACCGGTACGCGGCGGGCCGGCTGCGTGTCGGGCTCTTCATGGCCCTGATGGCGGGCGACGTGACCCTGGCCCGCCGGATGACGGTCGGCGCCGTCCCCCCGTTGCTGGACGCCGAGCGCGTCCGGGTCCACCTGCTGTACTGCCCTCCGTCCGAACGCGACAGCATCGCCGCGACCTACCAGGACGGTCCGGGCGACCGGGGGCGCAGCCTGATCGTGCGCTGCCCGGTCTACGAACCCCACCTCATCTGCCTCGTCCCCGACGACGACGGCGGCGACCGCGACGGCTCCGGCCTGGGCGCCGTGCTGCGCTCGCTGGTGCGGCACGATCCGCGCTATGCCCTGGGGATCAGCGAGCCCCAGCCGCTCCAGGCCACGGCGGAAGGCTACGAGCAGGCCCGCCACGCGCTGGCGGCCGCCCGCCACACGACCGGCCGCACCGCCCCGTACCACGGCCATGCGCCGCTGGCCGGCCTGCTGCCGCGTGCGCAGGCCGGCGCCTGGTCGCGGGCTGTGCTTGCGCCGCTGGACACGCTGCCCCGGTTCACCGTCGACGTCACCCGCTTGGCCTTGACCTTCCCCCGCCTGGGTGTCGCGCGCCTGCTGGGAATCAGCCGCAACACCGTCACCGCCCACCTGCGGCGCGCCGAGGACGCCATCGGAGCGGATCTGCACGACATCCACGTCCGCGCCGATCTCGCGCTGGCCATGGCCGTTTCCGGCCTTCCGGCGGTCGGCGGCGGCCCGGACGGCCCGCCGCAGGGGGCGTTGGACGCCCTGCTGGCCACGGAGGAAGCCGACGCCTGGGCGCGGGCCTTCCTCAAGCCCGTCGAGGACCGCGCCGACCCCCACCTCCGTTCGACCCTGCGCGCATGGGTCGGGGCCGGCGGCGACGCCCAGCGCGCGGCGCGCGGCCTCGCCGTGAGCCGTACCACGGTCCGCTCCCGGATGCGCACGGCCGAGCGGCTGCTGAACAGGGACCTGCTGGCGCTCGGCCCCGGTACCCACGACCTCGTCCACGCCCTGCGGATCGCCGACCGTGCACCGTGA
- a CDS encoding RICIN domain-containing protein: MTHRIWAPPIPARRRRHPLAAALFACLLAAAGLVAAPSPARAAVDVDTGTEYVLQNVHSGLVADVEGASTETGAELIQWSRSDQAGQRFRFAPSGDGYYRIINVNSGQAIDVWEHSTEGGAEIRQYTDTGGANQQWLVEEAATGVSLTNRNSGMALEAWEWGDSEGDRLSQWEPTGDANQQWRLIPVGDSGGGAPSGECGTGSYDAEVTGSGGTYTAAGGGTVHYSGGDLADAVRAAIGSLSGGRGSQESVVVRASGDVSAGESIDVPSHTRLEVCGTLNATGSASADNAPIRIRHADDVSVPYLSVTGAPYFAVWVRTSQNVHLGEIDLRQSGGAGIRIDSRDDDSVREARDITLDHVYVEGTGGHGVETYGVDGIDIGTVVARDTGYSGLLLNDTVNADVGLVDGVGAGTGTGYAAFRMANRNGRVGGSYPTNVHVDEVRARGGGRGVFCVSESGGAVIDRVDIADTGSNAILIENCHNVDIAAEEGSVAGPGNIRLAARSDFANTSDITLQNLTVTDSGITERPCVDGVTYRDNTLVNSGNDVC, from the coding sequence ATGACGCACCGCATCTGGGCACCCCCGATACCCGCCCGCCGCAGACGCCACCCGCTCGCCGCCGCCCTGTTCGCCTGCCTGCTGGCCGCCGCCGGCCTCGTCGCGGCCCCCTCCCCGGCCCGGGCGGCGGTGGACGTCGACACCGGCACCGAGTACGTGCTGCAGAACGTGCACAGCGGCCTGGTCGCCGACGTCGAGGGCGCCTCGACCGAGACCGGCGCCGAGCTGATCCAGTGGTCGCGCAGCGACCAGGCCGGGCAGCGGTTCCGGTTCGCGCCGTCGGGCGACGGCTACTACCGCATCATCAACGTCAACAGCGGCCAGGCGATCGACGTCTGGGAGCACTCCACCGAGGGCGGCGCCGAGATCCGCCAGTACACCGACACCGGCGGCGCCAACCAGCAGTGGCTCGTCGAAGAGGCCGCCACCGGCGTCAGCCTGACCAACCGCAACAGCGGTATGGCCCTGGAAGCCTGGGAATGGGGCGACAGCGAAGGCGACCGCCTGTCCCAGTGGGAACCCACCGGCGACGCCAACCAGCAGTGGCGGCTGATCCCCGTGGGCGACTCCGGCGGCGGGGCGCCGTCGGGAGAATGCGGCACCGGCAGCTACGACGCCGAGGTGACCGGGTCCGGCGGGACTTACACCGCCGCCGGCGGCGGCACGGTCCACTACAGCGGCGGCGACCTGGCCGATGCCGTGCGCGCGGCCATCGGCAGCCTCAGCGGCGGCCGCGGATCCCAGGAGTCGGTCGTCGTCCGCGCCTCGGGCGACGTCTCCGCCGGTGAATCGATCGACGTCCCCAGCCACACCCGCCTGGAGGTGTGCGGCACGCTCAACGCCACCGGATCCGCCTCAGCGGACAACGCGCCGATCCGCATCCGCCACGCCGACGACGTGTCCGTGCCCTACCTCAGCGTCACCGGCGCGCCCTACTTCGCCGTGTGGGTCCGCACGTCGCAGAACGTCCACCTCGGCGAGATCGACCTGCGCCAGTCCGGCGGAGCCGGCATCCGCATCGACAGCCGCGACGACGACTCCGTCCGCGAAGCGCGCGACATCACCCTCGACCACGTCTACGTGGAAGGCACGGGCGGGCACGGCGTCGAGACCTACGGTGTGGACGGGATCGACATCGGCACCGTCGTCGCCCGCGACACCGGCTACTCCGGTCTGCTGCTCAACGACACGGTCAACGCCGACGTCGGCCTGGTCGACGGTGTGGGCGCCGGAACCGGGACCGGCTACGCAGCCTTCCGCATGGCCAACCGCAACGGCCGGGTGGGCGGCTCCTACCCGACCAACGTCCACGTCGACGAGGTGCGCGCCCGCGGCGGGGGCCGGGGCGTCTTCTGCGTCTCCGAAAGCGGCGGCGCGGTCATCGACCGGGTCGACATCGCCGATACCGGCAGCAACGCCATCCTCATCGAGAACTGCCACAACGTCGACATCGCGGCGGAGGAGGGCAGCGTGGCCGGCCCCGGAAACATCCGGCTCGCCGCGCGGTCGGACTTCGCCAACACCTCCGACATCACCCTGCAGAACCTGACCGTCACCGATTCGGGGATCACCGAGCGGCCGTGCGTCGACGGTGTCACCTACCGCGACAACACGCTCGTCAACAGCGGAAACGACGTCTGCTGA
- a CDS encoding SAM-dependent methyltransferase, whose protein sequence is MDPHTPEPAPEIDTSVPHNARIWNYWLGGKDNYAVDREMGEQIRSFFPEIVDNARADREFLVRAVTHLTRDKGVRQFLDVGTGLPTIDNTHDVAQSAAPDARVVYVDNDPLVLVHARALLVGTDEGVTDYVDADLRDPDAILQAAAASLDFSRPVALILLGVVNFVEDDAEVRSIMDRLLGALAPGSYLVVSHPTDDLDAERAHQVAAAWNERGTPKLTVRSAAGIASLFDGLELMEPGVVSCSLWRPEGTPMGTIGPVAEYGGVARKP, encoded by the coding sequence GTGGATCCCCACACCCCCGAGCCGGCCCCCGAGATCGACACGTCGGTCCCCCACAACGCCCGCATCTGGAACTACTGGCTCGGCGGCAAAGACAACTACGCCGTCGACCGGGAGATGGGCGAGCAGATCCGCTCGTTCTTCCCCGAGATCGTCGACAACGCGCGCGCCGACCGCGAGTTCCTCGTGCGCGCCGTCACCCACCTGACCCGCGACAAGGGCGTCCGGCAGTTCCTCGACGTCGGAACCGGCCTGCCCACCATCGACAACACCCACGACGTCGCCCAGTCGGCGGCCCCCGACGCCCGTGTGGTCTACGTCGACAACGATCCGCTGGTGCTCGTCCACGCCCGCGCCCTGCTCGTCGGCACCGACGAAGGCGTCACCGACTACGTCGACGCCGACCTGCGCGACCCGGACGCGATCCTGCAGGCGGCCGCCGCGAGCCTGGACTTCTCCCGACCGGTCGCGCTGATACTGCTGGGCGTGGTGAACTTCGTCGAGGACGACGCCGAAGTCCGCTCGATCATGGACCGCCTGCTGGGGGCGCTGGCGCCGGGAAGCTACCTGGTCGTGTCGCACCCCACCGACGACCTCGACGCCGAACGCGCCCACCAGGTCGCCGCGGCCTGGAACGAGCGCGGCACGCCCAAGCTCACGGTGCGCTCGGCCGCGGGGATCGCGTCGCTCTTCGACGGCCTGGAGCTGATGGAGCCGGGCGTGGTCTCATGCTCGCTGTGGCGCCCGGAGGGCACGCCGATGGGCACGATCGGCCCCGTCGCCGAATACGGCGGCGTCGCCCGCAAACCCTGA
- a CDS encoding helix-turn-helix domain-containing protein — MADRHSPTVRRRRLSAELKRLREEANMTAEQVGDRLDWSRGRLTNMELNKWKRPDPVIVRALADLYGASEEVREGLVTLARQSREKGWWARYGDVFTDSYVGFEAEASVISTYQSMVIHGLLQTREYAAASDRAVHAKDASATERAAEARMERQEIMDRDDAPRLWAVIDESVLLRPAGGRDVMRAQIEKLIQISEEANTIKVQVLPLEVGLHPGIAGAFTILDFPNPVDPSVVYIENRTDGLYLEEPPEVETYRDAWDDIRVMALHPEASATRMRDLLRTHYE, encoded by the coding sequence GTGGCGGACAGGCACAGCCCGACCGTGAGGCGCCGGCGACTATCCGCCGAATTGAAACGCCTGCGCGAAGAGGCCAACATGACGGCCGAGCAGGTCGGAGACCGTCTCGACTGGTCACGCGGGCGACTCACGAACATGGAACTCAACAAGTGGAAGCGTCCCGACCCGGTGATCGTGCGGGCACTGGCCGACCTCTACGGCGCAAGCGAGGAAGTCCGCGAGGGGCTCGTGACGCTCGCGCGCCAGTCGCGCGAGAAGGGCTGGTGGGCGAGGTACGGCGACGTTTTCACCGACAGCTACGTCGGATTCGAGGCCGAGGCTTCGGTGATCTCGACCTACCAGTCCATGGTGATCCACGGACTCCTTCAAACCCGTGAGTACGCCGCTGCCTCCGATCGTGCCGTCCACGCAAAGGACGCCTCGGCAACCGAGAGGGCGGCCGAGGCGCGAATGGAGCGACAGGAGATCATGGACCGCGATGACGCCCCACGGCTGTGGGCCGTCATCGACGAGTCCGTCCTGCTGCGCCCTGCCGGCGGTCGCGACGTGATGCGCGCGCAGATCGAGAAGCTGATCCAGATCTCGGAGGAGGCCAATACGATCAAGGTGCAGGTACTGCCGCTGGAGGTAGGACTGCACCCGGGCATCGCCGGCGCGTTCACCATCCTCGATTTCCCCAATCCCGTAGACCCGTCGGTCGTCTACATCGAGAACCGCACCGATGGCCTCTACCTGGAAGAGCCGCCGGAGGTGGAGACGTACCGAGACGCGTGGGATGACATCCGAGTGATGGCGCTTCACCCCGAGGCGTCGGCTACCCGGATGCGTGACCTTCTTCGCACCCACTACGAGTGA